A region from the Janthinobacterium agaricidamnosum genome encodes:
- a CDS encoding glycine zipper 2TM domain-containing protein yields the protein MTTTTKSLHPLVLAAAVAVLLFCGVGTAALMGWLPSSQSDSRPLAAGTSAEQMANLQANQPPANLQPAGAQPLAALPPQQQQQQQPVRQPQQQPQQQYAAAPTPQVCSNCGVIEAIHEVNTRAEGSGVGAAGGAVVGGLLGNQVGGGHGKQLATVLGAVGGAVAGNQIEGSVRATRSYNIVVRLDNGKTRTVHQSAAPNWRQGDRVRVVNGGLRAMG from the coding sequence ATGACCACCACCACCAAATCCCTCCATCCGCTGGTACTTGCCGCCGCCGTCGCCGTCCTGCTGTTCTGCGGCGTGGGCACGGCGGCCCTGATGGGCTGGCTGCCTTCGTCCCAGAGCGACAGCCGGCCACTGGCAGCCGGCACTTCGGCCGAACAGATGGCCAACCTGCAGGCGAACCAGCCGCCAGCGAACCTGCAGCCTGCCGGCGCACAGCCGCTGGCCGCCCTGCCGCCTCAGCAGCAACAGCAGCAACAGCCAGTGCGCCAGCCCCAGCAGCAACCGCAACAGCAATACGCGGCTGCCCCGACGCCGCAAGTGTGCAGCAACTGCGGCGTGATCGAAGCCATCCATGAAGTCAATACGCGCGCCGAAGGCAGCGGCGTGGGCGCGGCCGGCGGCGCCGTCGTCGGCGGCTTGCTGGGCAACCAGGTAGGCGGCGGCCACGGCAAGCAGCTGGCCACCGTGCTGGGCGCCGTAGGCGGCGCCGTGGCCGGCAATCAGATCGAAGGCAGCGTGCGCGCCACGCGCAGCTACAACATCGTCGTGCGCCTCGATAACGGCAAGACGCGCACCGTGCACCAGAGCGCCGCGCCGAACTGGCGCCAG